Proteins co-encoded in one Medicago truncatula cultivar Jemalong A17 chromosome 8, MtrunA17r5.0-ANR, whole genome shotgun sequence genomic window:
- the LOC25499996 gene encoding UPF0481 protein At3g47200 translates to MAPANTSAAALSETEYEMVKNIIDIEVLEELSLADCSIYKVPHNLRKVKQEAYTPQLISIGPIHLGNEELQPMQQHKKRYFHFFYERLSQFNQQSMIKNYKLYLENKEQEIRKCYAEKFPNISKEKFVETILLDAVFIMELLLRNSSWKSDTSKHEHEYKQSKSFRWKHSDDYILTQAWLSKSITRDLILLENQIPFFVLKHLYDTVVPNDDKKPNHEDFLDLALEYFAFYDTQKSSSLETKFVLDKNQTKKYYYVSGVIGDVGSGNSVSKKKHSDKSMSSNHGFQGPKHFTDLIRFFYLPADLGKSDCSHIFPRTVTKLMDSGVSFEKVVGRRLLDITFEKKPFLSNFLCLGCLPSFLCLNHFKARLRIPQLKVDHTTECVLRNLIALEQCQYQEQPYICNYVSLVDSLIHTQVDVDLLVEKEVIVHEMGSDKEVAMLVNGLCKHVVVNSTCYYEIINELNKHYQNIWNRTMAALWLVYFRDAWRASSTLVGIAFLVYTAFNFVRLAKILF, encoded by the coding sequence ATGGCACCTGCTAATACTTCTGCTGCTGCTTTATCTGAAACTGAAtatgaaatggtgaaaaacatCATTGACATTGAAGTTCTAGAAGAGTTAAGTTTAGCAGATTGTAGCATCTACAAGGTTCCTCACAATCTCCGAAAAGTGAAACAAGAAGCTTACACTCCTCAACTAATCTCAATTGGTCCAATTCACCTTGGAAATGAAGAACTTCAACCAATGCAACAACACAAAAAAAGGTATTTCCATTTCTTCTATGAGCGTCTATCTCAATTCAATCAACAATCCATGATCAAGAACTACAAACTCTATCTCGAAAACAAAGAACAAGAAATAAGAAAATGTTATGCAGAGAAATTTCCCAACATAAGCAAAGAGAAATTTGTGGAAACAATTTTGTTGGATGCTGTTTTCATCATGGAACTTTTGTTGAGAAACAGTTCATGGAAGTCGGATACATCAAAACATGAACATGAATACAAGCAATCCAAGTCATTTAGATGGAAACATAGTGATGATTACATTCTAACACAAGCTTGGCTCAGCAAAAGCATCACAAGGGACttgattttgttggaaaatcaGATACCTTTTTTTGTATTGAAGCATCTTTATGACACTGTCGTCCCGAACGACGACAAAAAACCAAATCATGAAGATTTTCTTGATCTTGCACTCGAGTATTTTGCATTCTACGACACTCAGAAATCGTCATCACTTGAAACGAAGTTTGTTTTGGATAAGAAtcagacaaaaaaatattattatgtgaGTGGCGTAATTGGTGATGTTGGTAGTGGTAATTCAGTTTCCAAGAAAAAACATTCTGATAAATCTATGAGCAGTAACCATGGGTTTCAAGGTCCCAAACATTTCACTGATCTGATAAGGTTTTTTTACCTTCCAGCTGATTTAGGAAAGAGTGATTGTTCTCATATTTTCCCAAGAACAGTAACAAAGTTAATGGATTCTGGTGTGAGTTTTGAGAAAGTTGTGGGGAGAAGATTACTAGACATAACATTTGAGAAGAAACCATTTCTAAGTAATTTTCTCTGCTTAGGTTGTTTACCttcatttttatgtttgaatCATTTCAAAGCGCGTCTTAGGATTCCGCAATTGAAGGTTGATCACACAACAGAATGTGTTTTAAGGAACCTCATTGCCCTAGAACAATGTCAATATCAAGAACAACCTTATATATGCAATTATGTTTcacttgttgattctcttatACATACACAGGTTGATGTTGATTTGTTGGTCGAGAAGGAAGTGATTGTGCATGAAATGGGAAGTGATAAAGAAGTTGCAATGCTTGTTAATGGTCTTTGTAAACATGTTGTGGTGAATTCAACTTGTTACTATGAGATTATTAATGAGCTTAATAAGCATTATCAGAATATTTGGAACCGTACCATGGCTGCATTATGGTTGGTGTATTTTAGAGATGCTTGGAGAGCTAGTTCTACTTTGGTTGGGATTGCTTTTCTTGTTTACACTGCATTCAACTTTGTACGTCTTGCCAAGATTCTCTTCTAG
- the LOC25499995 gene encoding UPF0481 protein At3g47200 → MAHANTSAAGLSETEYEMVKQIIDIGVLEKLSLAECSIYKVPHNLRKVKQEAYTPELISIGPIHLGNEELQPMQEHKKRYFLFFYERLSQFNQQSMIKIYKLYLESKEQQIRKCYAEKFPNISKEKFVETILLDAVFIMELLLRNSSWKSDTSKHEHEYKQSKSFRWKHSDDYILTQAWLSKSITRDLILLENQIPFFVLMDLYQTVVPNGDKKEDHASFHDLALEYFAFYDTQKSASLETKLGDVGSGNSVSKKKHCDKSMSSNHMFQVPKHFTDLIRFFYLPADLTDLEKSGSSHTFPRTVTKLIDSGVSFEKFPGRRLLDIKFEKKQFLSYFLCLGCLPSFSCLNNFKARLMIPQLKVDHTTECVLRNLIALEQCQYQEQPYICNYVSLVDSLIHTQVDVDLLVEKEVIVHEMGSDKEVAMLVNGLCKHVVVNSTCYYDTINKLNNHYQNIWNRTMTTLWLVYFRDAWRASSTLVGIAFLVYTAFNFVRLAKILFY, encoded by the coding sequence atggcACATGCTAATACTTCTGCTGCTGGTTTATCTGAAACTGAATATGAAATGGTGAAACAAATCATTGACATTGGAGTCCTAGAAAAGTTAAGTTTAGCAGAATGTAGCATCTACAAGGTTCCTCACAATCTCCGAAAAGTGAAACAAGAAGCTTACACTCCTGAATTAATCTCAATTGGTCCAATTCACCTTGGAAATGAAGAACTTCAACCAATGCAAGAACACAAAAAaaggtatttccttttcttctatGAGCGTTTATCTCAATTCAATCAACAATCCATGATCAAGATCTACAAACTCTATCTCGAAAGCAAAGAACAACAAATAAGAAAATGTTATGCAGAGAAATTTCCCAACATAAGCAAAGAGAAATTTGTGGAAACAATTTTGTTGGATGCTGTTTTCATCATGGAACTTTTGTTGAGAAACAGTTCATGGAAGTCGGATACATCAAAACATGAACATGAATACAAGCAATCCAAGTCATTTAGATGGAAACATAGTGATGATTACATTCTAACACAAGCTTGGCTCAGCAAAAGCATCACAAGGGACttgattttgttggaaaatcaGATACCATTTTTTGTATTGATGGATCTTTACCAAACTGTCGTCCCTAACGGCGACAAAAAAGAAGACCATGCAAGTTTTCATGATCTTGCACTTGAGTATTTTGCATTCTATGACACTCAGAAATCGGCATCACTTGAAACTAAGCTTGGTGATGTTGGTAGTGGTAATTCAGTTTCCAAGAAAAAACATTGTGATAAATCTATGAGCAGTAACCATATGTTTCAAGTTCCTAAACATTTCACTGATTTGATAAGGTTTTTTTACCTTCCAGCTGATTTAACTGATTTAGAAAAGAGTGGTAGTTCTCATACTTTTCCAAGAACAGTAACAAAGTTAATAGATTCTGGTGTGAGTTTTGAGAAATTCCCGGGGAGAAGATTACTAGACATAAAATTTGAGAAGAAACAGTTTCTAAGTTATTTTCTCTGCTTAGGTTGTTTACCTTCTTTTTCATGTTTGAACAATTTCAAAGCACGTCTAATGATTCCGCAATTGAAGGTTGATCACACAACAGAATGCGTTCTAAGGAACCTCATTGCCCTAGAACAATGTCAGTATCAAGAACAACCTTATATATGCAATTATGTTTcacttgttgattctcttatACATACacaagttgatgttgatttgtTGGTCGAGAAGGAAGTGATTGTGCATGAAATGGGAAGTGACAAAGAAGTTGCAATGCTTGTTAATGGTCTTTGCAAACATGTTGTTGTGAATTCAACTTGTTACTATGATACTATTAATAAGCTTAATAACCATTATCAGAATATTTGGAACCGTACCATGACTACATTATGGTTGGTGTATTTTAGAGATGCTTGGAGAGCTAGTTCTACTTTGGTTGGGATTGCTTTTCTTGTTTACACTGCATTCAACTTTGTACGTCTTGCCAAGATTCTTTTCTACTAG
- the LOC25499994 gene encoding uncharacterized protein isoform X2, whose amino-acid sequence MSSETIPQIQHIINIPEIIEPMLHEKCCIYKVPHHVLKLNEDAYTPKFISIGPFHSQNPQLNQEKQKQRYTYLPREIQVKGVNPSKSFAPFRSEYVLRTATKLSEAGISFEKLQGRSYCDLKFKKTPILSWFLCLGCVPCFKFVESKLQIPHLNVDQATECVLRNLIAFEQCHYSEQPFICNYVSLIDSLIHTHEDVELLVDTEIISHELGSHAELATLVNGLCKYVVVTSNCYGKIIKEMNEHYNNWWKHYMGMLRSVYFRDPWRISSTVVGIAIFLFAAVNFLRVIGVFRLK is encoded by the exons ATGAGTTCTGAAACTATACCACAAATTCAGCACATAATCAACATTCCAGAAATCATTGAACCTATGTTACATGAAAAATGTTGCATTTACAAGGTTCCTCACCATGTTCTGAAGTTGAATGAAGATGCTTATACACCAAAGTTTATCTCAATAGGTCCTTTTCACAGTCAAAATCCACAACTAAATCAAGAGAAACAGAAACAAAg ATATACTTATCTTCCAAGAGAAATTCAAGTAAAGGGTGTGAATCCATCAAAAAGTTTCGCACCTTTTAGATCGGAATATGTACTAAGAACAGCTACAAAGTTGAGTGAAGCTGGTATTAGTTTCGAGAAACTTCAAGGTAGAAGCTATTGTGACTTAAAGTTTAAGAAGACACCAATTTTGAGCTGGTTTTTGTGCTTAGGTTGTGTACCATGTTTTAAATTTGTGGAATCTAAGTTACAAATCCCGCATTTGAATGTAGACCAAGCAACAGAATGTGTTCTTAGGAACCTAATCGCATTTGAACAATGTCACTATTCAGAGCAACCTTTCATATGCAACTATGTTTCTTTAATTGATTCTTTGATTCATACACACGAAGATGTTGAGTTGTTGGTTGACACAGAAATCATTAGCCATGAACTTGGAAGTCATGCAGAATTGGCAACATTGGTTAATGGTCTATGCAAATATGTTGTGGTGACATCAAATTGTTATGGAAAGATCATTAAAGAAATGAATGAACATTATAATAACTGGTGGAAACATTATATGGGAATGTTGAGATCAGTGTATTTTCGTGATCCTTGGAGAATCAGTTCAACTGTTGTTGGAATTGCAATTTTCTTATTTGCTGCTGTCAATTTTCTTAGAGTTATTGGTGTATTTCGTTTGAAGTAG
- the LOC25499994 gene encoding UPF0481 protein At3g47200 isoform X1: MSSETIPQIQHIINIPEIIEPMLHEKCCIYKVPHHVLKLNEDAYTPKFISIGPFHSQNPQLNQEKQKQRYFHAFWKRLSNKQTLALVQYKAFLEENRKNICNCYSKQELCTDEKFLEMILLDSVFIMELFLRKVKESEQENDFMFKTSWIYKMTQRDLLLLENQIPMFVLEELHRGVLLVENNGCNSNKENCVSFIDLAFKYFEDYYPQKLISQKLELTQNCKSCNHFTDLIRYTYLPREIQVKGVNPSKSFAPFRSEYVLRTATKLSEAGISFEKLQGRSYCDLKFKKTPILSWFLCLGCVPCFKFVESKLQIPHLNVDQATECVLRNLIAFEQCHYSEQPFICNYVSLIDSLIHTHEDVELLVDTEIISHELGSHAELATLVNGLCKYVVVTSNCYGKIIKEMNEHYNNWWKHYMGMLRSVYFRDPWRISSTVVGIAIFLFAAVNFLRVIGVFRLK; this comes from the coding sequence ATGAGTTCTGAAACTATACCACAAATTCAGCACATAATCAACATTCCAGAAATCATTGAACCTATGTTACATGAAAAATGTTGCATTTACAAGGTTCCTCACCATGTTCTGAAGTTGAATGAAGATGCTTATACACCAAAGTTTATCTCAATAGGTCCTTTTCACAGTCAAAATCCACAACTAAATCAAGAGAAACAGAAACAAAggtattttcatgcattttggAAACGTTTATCTAATAAACAAACTTTAGCTTTGGTACAATATAAAGCTTTTCTTGAAGAAAAccgaaaaaatatttgtaattgttattcCAAACAAGAACTTTGTACGGATGAGAAGTTTTTGGAAATGATTTTGTTAGACTCAGTTTTCATAATGGAACTTTTTTTGAGAAAAGTTAAAGAATCTGAACAGGAAAATGATTTCATGTTTAAAACATCATGGATTTACAAAATGACACAAAGAGATTTGTTGCTGCTTGAAAATCAAATTCCCATGTTTGTTTTGGAGGAATTACACAGAGGGGTGTTATTAGTTGAAAATAATGGTTGCAATAGCAATAAGGAAAATTGTGTTAGTTTTATTGATCTTGCTTTTAAATACTTTGAAGATTATTATCCTCAAAAGTTAATAAGTCAAAAATTGGAGTTGACTCAAAATTGCAAATCTTGCAACCATTTCACTGATTTGATTAGATATACTTATCTTCCAAGAGAAATTCAAGTAAAGGGTGTGAATCCATCAAAAAGTTTCGCACCTTTTAGATCGGAATATGTACTAAGAACAGCTACAAAGTTGAGTGAAGCTGGTATTAGTTTCGAGAAACTTCAAGGTAGAAGCTATTGTGACTTAAAGTTTAAGAAGACACCAATTTTGAGCTGGTTTTTGTGCTTAGGTTGTGTACCATGTTTTAAATTTGTGGAATCTAAGTTACAAATCCCGCATTTGAATGTAGACCAAGCAACAGAATGTGTTCTTAGGAACCTAATCGCATTTGAACAATGTCACTATTCAGAGCAACCTTTCATATGCAACTATGTTTCTTTAATTGATTCTTTGATTCATACACACGAAGATGTTGAGTTGTTGGTTGACACAGAAATCATTAGCCATGAACTTGGAAGTCATGCAGAATTGGCAACATTGGTTAATGGTCTATGCAAATATGTTGTGGTGACATCAAATTGTTATGGAAAGATCATTAAAGAAATGAATGAACATTATAATAACTGGTGGAAACATTATATGGGAATGTTGAGATCAGTGTATTTTCGTGATCCTTGGAGAATCAGTTCAACTGTTGTTGGAATTGCAATTTTCTTATTTGCTGCTGTCAATTTTCTTAGAGTTATTGGTGTATTTCGTTTGAAGTAG